A portion of the Oncorhynchus masou masou isolate Uvic2021 chromosome 11, UVic_Omas_1.1, whole genome shotgun sequence genome contains these proteins:
- the rpl36a gene encoding LOW QUALITY PROTEIN: large ribosomal subunit protein eL42 (The sequence of the model RefSeq protein was modified relative to this genomic sequence to represent the inferred CDS: inserted 1 base in 1 codon; deleted 2 bases in 1 codon): MDVQWPNCLCCISVNVPKTRRTYYKKCKKKKTTKLKVTQYKKCKDSLYAQGKRRYNRKQSGCGGQXKPIFRKKGKTTKKIVLRLECVEPNCRRKRMVPIKRCKHFELGGDKKRKGQVIQF; this comes from the exons ATGGATGTCCAGTGGCCAAAT TGTTTATGTTGTATCTCGGTAAACGTACCGAAGACCCGCAGGACTTACTacaagaaatgtaaaaaaaaaaaaacaacg AAACTCAAAGTTACCCAGTACAAGAAGTGCAAGGATTCTCTGTATGCACAGG GCAAAAGGAGATACAACCGAAAACAATCTGGTTGTGGTGGCC ACAAGCCTATTTTCAGGAAGAAG GGTAAAACTACAAAGAAGATTGTGTTGAGGCTGGAGTGTGTGGAGCCCAACTGTCGACGAAAGAGAATGGTGCCCATCAAGCGATGCAAACACTTTGAACTGGGAGGAGACAAGAAGAGGAAG GGCCAGGTCATCCAGTTTTAA
- the glra4b gene encoding glycine receptor, alpha 4b isoform X1: MLSLVLWMVWVSSVCFLQCRPGSCKEMKLPSRVGKPPSPSDFLDKLMGRTSGYDARIRPNFKGPPVNVTINLFINSFGSITETTMDYRLNVFLRQQWNDPRLAYKEYPDDSLDLDPSMLDSIWKPDLFFANEKGANFHEVTTDNKLLRIFQNGNVLYSIRLTLILSCPMDLMNFPMDIQTCSMQLESFGYTMNDLCFQWLDIGPVQVADDLMLPQFVLKEEKDLGYCTKHYNTGKFACIEVKFHLERQMGYYLIQMYIPSLLTVILSWVSFWINMDAAPARVGLGITTVLTMTTQSSGSRASLPKVSYVKAIDIWMAVCLLFVFAALLEYAAVNFVSRQHKEFFRLRKKIKEQQRQRTQGSGTGESSKVKGNNVPGNNTCQGNLSGPQQCSVCAREQELAEQSQAYFLHSYGAAEDAPPEMDAPIFQALPPGFPLYDIRRRFVDRAKRIDTISRAVFPLSFLCFNVFYWLTYKVLRNEAIRATL, from the exons ATGCTTTCACTAGTCCTGTGGATGGTATGGGTCTCCTCGGTCTGCTTTCTACAATGCAG GCCTGGGTCCTGTAAGGAGATGAAGCTACCTAGCAGGGTAGGGAAGCCCCCTTCCCCATCTGACTTTCTGGATAAACTCATGGGAAGGACATCTGGGTACGACGCCCGCATTAGACCCAACTTCAAAG GTCCTCCTGTGAATGTCACCATCAACCTGTTCATCAACAGCTTTGGGTCCATCACAGAAACCACTATG GACTATCGGCTTAATGTGTTTCTACGGCAACAATGGAATGACCCACGACTGGCCTATAAGGAGTACCCTGATGACTCTCTGGACCTGGATCCTTCCATGTTGGACTCCATCTGGAAACCTGACCTTTTCTTTGCCAATGAAAAAGGGGCAAACTTTCACGAAGTCACCACAGACAACAAACTGCTGCGGATATTCCAAAATGGGAATGTCCTCTACAGTATCAG GTTAACTCTGATCCTGTCCTGCCCTATGGATCTGATGAACTTCCCTATGGACATTCAGACATGCTCTATGCAGCTGGAAAGCT TTGGCTACACCATGAATGACCTGTGTTTCCAGTGGCTGGACATTGGCCCTGTGCAGGTGGCTGATGACCTGATGCTTCCTCAGTTTGTGTTGAAGGAGGAGAAAGACTTGGGCTACTGCACCAAACACTACAACACAG GTAAATTCGCCTGTATCGAGGTAAAGTTCCACCTGGAGAGACAGATGGGTTACTACCTGATCCAGATGTACATCCCCAGCCTGCTAACCGTCATCCTCTCCTGGGTCTCCTTCTGGATCAACATGGATGCGGCCCCAGCTAGAGTGGGCCTTGGTATCACCACAGTGCTCACCATGACAACACAAAGCTCTGGGTCCAGGGCATCCTTGCCTAAG GTGTCTTATGTGAAGGCCATTGATATCTGGATGGCTGTGTGTCTTCTTTTTGTGTTTGCTGCACTGCTGGAGTATGCAGCAGTAAACTTTGTCTCACGACAGCACAAAGAGTTCTTCAGACTGAGGAAAAAGATCAAAGAACAACAGCGGCAGAGAACT CAGGGAAGTGGAACTGGTGAGAGCAGCAAAGTGAAAGGTAACAACGTGCCAGGCAACAACACCTGCCAGGGGAACTTGTCTGGCCCTCAGCAGTGCAGTGTCTGTGCCAGG GAGCAGGAACTGGCAGAGCAGAGTCAGGCCTATTTTCTCCATAGTTATGGAGCAGCAGAAGATGCACCACCAGAGATGGACGCCCCAATCTTTCAGGCCTTACCTCCTGGGTTTCCACTGTATGACATCCGAAGGCGGTTTGTAGATCGGGCAAAAAGGATTGACACTATATCCAGGGCTGTGTTCCCTCTGAGTTTCCTTTGCTTCAATGTTTTCTATTGGCTCACGTACAAAGTGCTACGGAATGAAGCCATCCGAGCTACTCTGTGA
- the glra4b gene encoding glycine receptor, alpha 4b isoform X2: MLSLVLWMVWVSSVCFLQCRPGSCKEMKLPSRVGKPPSPSDFLDKLMGRTSGYDARIRPNFKGPPVNVTINLFINSFGSITETTMDYRLNVFLRQQWNDPRLAYKEYPDDSLDLDPSMLDSIWKPDLFFANEKGANFHEVTTDNKLLRIFQNGNVLYSIRLTLILSCPMDLMNFPMDIQTCSMQLESFGYTMNDLCFQWLDIGPVQVADDLMLPQFVLKEEKDLGYCTKHYNTGKFACIEVKFHLERQMGYYLIQMYIPSLLTVILSWVSFWINMDAAPARVGLGITTVLTMTTQSSGSRASLPKVSYVKAIDIWMAVCLLFVFAALLEYAAVNFVSRQHKEFFRLRKKIKEQQRQRTPLLLYSTAWLSVSLWTST; encoded by the exons ATGCTTTCACTAGTCCTGTGGATGGTATGGGTCTCCTCGGTCTGCTTTCTACAATGCAG GCCTGGGTCCTGTAAGGAGATGAAGCTACCTAGCAGGGTAGGGAAGCCCCCTTCCCCATCTGACTTTCTGGATAAACTCATGGGAAGGACATCTGGGTACGACGCCCGCATTAGACCCAACTTCAAAG GTCCTCCTGTGAATGTCACCATCAACCTGTTCATCAACAGCTTTGGGTCCATCACAGAAACCACTATG GACTATCGGCTTAATGTGTTTCTACGGCAACAATGGAATGACCCACGACTGGCCTATAAGGAGTACCCTGATGACTCTCTGGACCTGGATCCTTCCATGTTGGACTCCATCTGGAAACCTGACCTTTTCTTTGCCAATGAAAAAGGGGCAAACTTTCACGAAGTCACCACAGACAACAAACTGCTGCGGATATTCCAAAATGGGAATGTCCTCTACAGTATCAG GTTAACTCTGATCCTGTCCTGCCCTATGGATCTGATGAACTTCCCTATGGACATTCAGACATGCTCTATGCAGCTGGAAAGCT TTGGCTACACCATGAATGACCTGTGTTTCCAGTGGCTGGACATTGGCCCTGTGCAGGTGGCTGATGACCTGATGCTTCCTCAGTTTGTGTTGAAGGAGGAGAAAGACTTGGGCTACTGCACCAAACACTACAACACAG GTAAATTCGCCTGTATCGAGGTAAAGTTCCACCTGGAGAGACAGATGGGTTACTACCTGATCCAGATGTACATCCCCAGCCTGCTAACCGTCATCCTCTCCTGGGTCTCCTTCTGGATCAACATGGATGCGGCCCCAGCTAGAGTGGGCCTTGGTATCACCACAGTGCTCACCATGACAACACAAAGCTCTGGGTCCAGGGCATCCTTGCCTAAG GTGTCTTATGTGAAGGCCATTGATATCTGGATGGCTGTGTGTCTTCTTTTTGTGTTTGCTGCACTGCTGGAGTATGCAGCAGTAAACTTTGTCTCACGACAGCACAAAGAGTTCTTCAGACTGAGGAAAAAGATCAAAGAACAACAGCGGCAGAGAACT CCATTATTGCTCTACTCAACAGCTTGGCTTTCCGTTTCACTTTGGACCTCAACATAA